In the genome of Hyphobacterium sp. CCMP332, one region contains:
- a CDS encoding cryptochrome/photolyase family protein: protein MQTLRLILGDQLNERHSWFAEKDDSVLYVLMEIKAESNYVKHHIQKLLGFFAAMRSFSEKIEADGHRVKYFKISDKDNQHSFEKNIKSLIKKHNIKKLEYQEADEYRLDHLLKSLSGKLNIESLAFSSEHFISERNEVADFFGKKEYLMESFYRYMRKKHNILMDGAKPEGGSWNYDQQNRKKIPKGMEIPEPYTFQYDLSLMKEEIDNAGLDYFGNVDEKNFIWPINRRDGLKLLREFIANNLKKFGPYQDAMGEKSWSNFHSRLSFALNLKMISPKEVIERIEEAYEELHEEHLSSVEGFIRQILGWREYMRGIYWAKMPSYEKENYFGFSNSLPKFFWTGKTNLKCLEHSIGQSLDFAYAHHIQRLMVTGNFALLMECDPNEVDAWYLGVYIDAIQWVEITNTRGMSQYADGGLLSSKPYISSANYINKMSAYCGNCKYDHKKKYGENACPFNSLYWNFLDNQKDKLKGNPRMGMMYNLLNKMDNEEKSKIIEQANYYLKNRDNL, encoded by the coding sequence TTGCAGACACTCAGACTCATACTCGGCGATCAACTCAATGAAAGACATTCCTGGTTTGCAGAAAAAGATGATTCTGTGCTCTATGTTCTCATGGAGATTAAAGCGGAATCAAACTATGTAAAACATCATATTCAGAAATTGCTTGGATTTTTTGCTGCGATGCGAAGTTTCAGTGAAAAAATTGAAGCGGATGGCCATCGGGTGAAATATTTTAAAATTTCTGACAAAGACAATCAACACAGCTTTGAGAAAAATATTAAATCTCTAATCAAAAAACACAACATAAAAAAGCTGGAATATCAGGAAGCGGATGAATACCGGCTTGATCATTTATTAAAGTCCTTGTCAGGAAAATTAAATATTGAATCCCTGGCATTTAGTTCCGAACATTTCATTTCAGAACGCAATGAAGTAGCCGATTTTTTTGGAAAAAAAGAGTATTTGATGGAAAGCTTTTACCGATACATGAGAAAAAAACACAATATTCTCATGGACGGTGCCAAACCTGAAGGTGGCTCCTGGAATTACGATCAGCAAAATCGAAAAAAAATTCCAAAAGGCATGGAAATTCCGGAGCCATATACTTTTCAATACGATTTGTCATTGATGAAAGAGGAGATAGACAATGCAGGATTGGATTATTTTGGAAATGTAGATGAAAAGAATTTCATATGGCCAATTAACAGAAGAGATGGCCTAAAGCTCTTAAGGGAATTTATCGCAAATAATCTTAAAAAATTTGGCCCTTATCAGGATGCCATGGGAGAAAAAAGCTGGTCCAATTTTCATTCCCGATTATCCTTTGCCCTGAATTTAAAAATGATCTCTCCAAAAGAAGTTATCGAAAGAATTGAAGAGGCCTACGAGGAATTGCATGAAGAACATTTATCTTCCGTTGAAGGATTTATCCGGCAGATTTTAGGATGGCGTGAATATATGCGTGGAATCTACTGGGCGAAAATGCCGTCTTATGAAAAGGAGAATTATTTTGGTTTTAGCAATTCGCTGCCCAAATTTTTCTGGACGGGAAAAACAAACTTGAAATGCCTCGAACATTCCATCGGCCAATCGCTGGACTTTGCCTATGCGCATCATATTCAGCGATTAATGGTCACAGGTAATTTTGCTTTGCTCATGGAATGCGATCCCAATGAAGTGGACGCCTGGTATTTGGGGGTATATATCGATGCCATTCAATGGGTGGAAATAACCAATACACGTGGCATGAGTCAATATGCTGATGGTGGATTGCTTTCTTCAAAGCCTTATATCTCCAGCGCCAATTACATCAATAAAATGAGCGCCTATTGCGGAAACTGCAAATACGATCACAAGAAAAAGTACGGTGAAAATGCATGTCCCTTTAATTCATTGTATTGGAATTTCCTCGACAACCAAAAAGATAAACTCAAAGGAAATCCGCGCATGGGAATGATGTATAATCTTCTCAATAAAATGGATAATGAAGAGAAATCGAAAATTATTGAGCAAGCCAATTATTATTTAAAAAACAGAGATAATCTTTAA
- a CDS encoding DUF2256 domain-containing protein has protein sequence MYLDHFELHKKEKLPEKICPVCKKPFVWRKKWRNNWEKVKYCSERCKRNKLNAKHE, from the coding sequence ATGTATTTAGACCATTTTGAATTGCATAAAAAGGAGAAATTACCTGAAAAAATTTGCCCGGTTTGCAAAAAACCCTTTGTCTGGAGAAAAAAATGGAGAAATAACTGGGAAAAGGTAAAATACTGTAGTGAACGATGTAAAAGGAATAAGTTGAATGCAAAGCATGAATAA
- a CDS encoding DASH family cryptochrome — MNKRALVWFRNDLRISDNEALYKASAKHDELLCLYCFDPRNFENDSIGLKRTGSFRANFLIQSVFDLKASINSKGGELCVVHEKPEDIIPKLCKIFKIQDVYFHEESGTEELQIAESLENILFSYNINTHKYWGSTLFHKDDLPFPVNQCPDVFSSFRKQLEKEVEVRAVFPEPRRLNSINTQPETELPSLFQLGLEETPEDTRTAFPFEGGESAGMRHLNSYIWDKELIKTYKETRNGLIGTDYSSKFSPWLANGSLSPRVIFQEIKKYESQKIKNKSTYWLVFELIWRDFFNIQAQKLGSRLFKLEGAKELQKSWQTDEGLFEMWKNGMTGIPFIDANMLELKNTGFMSNRGRQNVASFLTKDLNFNWLWGAQYFESMLIDHDVCSNYGNWQYVAGVGADPREDRYFNVLKQSLTYDQKGNYIRKWIPELSPLSDHYLHRAFVLSDKEKKDLGLNYPSAHYIPQAFKNYIS, encoded by the coding sequence ATGAATAAGAGAGCTTTAGTTTGGTTTAGAAATGATCTGCGTATATCCGACAACGAGGCTCTGTACAAAGCCTCGGCAAAGCACGATGAATTGTTGTGCCTTTATTGCTTTGATCCGAGAAATTTTGAAAATGACTCTATCGGTTTAAAACGCACTGGGAGTTTCAGAGCCAATTTTTTAATTCAAAGTGTTTTCGATCTTAAAGCATCAATTAATTCTAAAGGCGGTGAACTTTGTGTAGTTCATGAAAAACCTGAAGACATCATTCCCAAACTTTGCAAAATTTTTAAAATCCAGGATGTCTATTTTCATGAAGAGTCCGGAACAGAAGAACTACAAATCGCTGAAAGTCTTGAAAATATACTCTTCTCTTACAATATAAATACACACAAATATTGGGGTTCAACGCTTTTCCATAAAGATGATCTCCCCTTTCCTGTTAATCAGTGTCCTGATGTTTTTTCATCATTTAGAAAACAATTGGAAAAAGAAGTAGAGGTACGCGCAGTATTTCCTGAACCTCGGCGATTAAATAGCATAAATACACAACCTGAAACAGAGCTACCTTCTTTATTTCAATTAGGATTAGAAGAAACCCCGGAAGATACCAGAACAGCATTTCCATTTGAAGGTGGTGAAAGTGCAGGAATGAGACATCTCAATTCATACATCTGGGATAAAGAGCTGATCAAAACTTATAAAGAAACAAGGAACGGACTTATAGGCACTGACTATTCTTCAAAGTTTTCTCCATGGCTAGCCAACGGTTCTTTGAGTCCCAGGGTAATATTTCAGGAAATAAAAAAATACGAATCTCAAAAAATTAAAAACAAATCCACCTATTGGCTGGTTTTTGAATTAATCTGGAGAGATTTTTTCAATATACAAGCTCAAAAACTTGGTAGCAGACTTTTCAAATTGGAGGGCGCCAAGGAGCTACAAAAAAGTTGGCAAACTGATGAAGGGTTGTTTGAAATGTGGAAGAACGGTATGACGGGAATACCCTTCATCGATGCCAACATGTTAGAACTAAAAAATACGGGATTCATGTCGAATAGAGGCCGCCAAAATGTGGCCAGTTTTTTGACTAAAGATTTGAATTTCAATTGGCTTTGGGGCGCTCAATATTTCGAGTCAATGCTCATTGATCATGATGTTTGTAGTAATTATGGCAATTGGCAATATGTAGCTGGTGTTGGTGCAGATCCGAGAGAAGATCGGTATTTCAATGTTCTGAAACAATCTCTGACTTACGATCAAAAAGGAAATTATATAAGAAAATGGATTCCAGAATTAAGTCCTTTATCCGATCATTATTTACATAGAGCCTTTGTATTGAGCGACAAAGAAAAAAAGGATTTGGGGCTGAATTATCCCTCCGCACATTACATTCCTCAGGCATTCAAAAATTATATCTCTTAA